In Streptomyces sp. SID8374, one genomic interval encodes:
- the nuoE gene encoding NADH-quinone oxidoreductase subunit NuoE produces MPQLPAPAYPADVRARLDADAKEVIARYPGSRSALLPLLHLVQSEEGYVSRTGMAFCAETLDLTTAEVTAVATFYSMYRRRPSGDYQVGVCTNTLCAVMGGDAIFDTLKEHLGVGNNETTDDGKVTLEHIECNAACDFAPVVMVNWEFFDNQTPESATQLVDDLIAGRTVEPTRGAPLCSYKETARILAGFPDERPGAVEASGGAGPASLVGLKLAKGEALPKARVVAPRDGRPKDGQPHDPSPSEHLSSHDAPQQTSASDPEHPAGPAAEEGE; encoded by the coding sequence ATGCCGCAGCTCCCCGCCCCCGCCTACCCGGCCGACGTGCGCGCCCGGCTGGACGCGGACGCGAAGGAGGTGATCGCCCGCTACCCGGGAAGCCGCTCCGCACTGCTGCCGCTGCTCCACCTCGTACAGTCCGAGGAGGGGTACGTCTCCCGTACGGGGATGGCCTTCTGCGCCGAGACCCTCGACCTCACCACCGCCGAGGTCACGGCCGTCGCGACCTTCTACTCCATGTACCGCCGCAGGCCGAGCGGGGACTACCAGGTCGGGGTCTGCACCAACACCCTGTGCGCGGTCATGGGCGGCGACGCCATCTTCGACACGCTCAAGGAACACCTCGGCGTCGGCAACAACGAGACGACCGACGACGGCAAGGTCACCCTCGAACACATCGAGTGCAACGCGGCCTGCGACTTCGCACCCGTCGTGATGGTGAACTGGGAGTTCTTCGACAACCAGACGCCCGAGAGCGCCACCCAGCTCGTCGACGACCTGATCGCCGGGCGGACCGTGGAGCCCACCCGCGGCGCCCCGCTCTGCTCCTACAAGGAGACCGCCCGCATCCTGGCCGGCTTCCCCGACGAGCGCCCCGGCGCCGTCGAGGCGTCCGGCGGCGCGGGCCCCGCCTCCCTCGTCGGGCTCAAGCTCGCCAAGGGCGAGGCACTGCCCAAGGCCCGGGTCGTCGCCCCGCGCGACGGCCGGCCCAAGGACGGGCAGCCGCACGACCCTTCGCCGTCCGAGCACCTCAGCTCGCACGACGCACCGCAGCAGACCTCGGCCTCCGACCCGGAGCACCCGGCCGGGCCCGCAGCCGAGGAGGGGGAGTGA
- the nuoF gene encoding NADH-quinone oxidoreductase subunit NuoF, translating into MMTLAAEIDHNGTSPEKLLAPVLSTFWDQPDSWTLETYRRHEGYEGLRKALAMDPDDLIAYVKDSGLRGRGGAGFPTGMKWQFIPQGDGKPHYLVVNADESEPGTCKDIPLLFANPHSLIEGIVIACYAIRSSHAFIYLRGEVVPVLRRLHEAVREAYEAGYLGTNILGSGLDLELTVHAGAGAYICGEETALLDSLEGRRGQPRLRPPFPAVAGLYACPTVVNNVESIASVPAILNKGKDWFKSMGSEKSPGFTLYSLSGHVASPGQYEAPLGITLRQLLDMSGGMRPGHRLKFWTPGGSSTPMLTEEHLDVPLDYEGVGGAGSMLGTKALQCFDETTCVVRAVTRWTEFYAHESCGKCTPCREGTYWLVQLMRDIEAGKGEMADLDKLNDIADNINGKSFCALGDGAAAPIFSSLKYFREEYEQHITGKGCPFDPAKSTAWADDRDADSKNAHRGVNA; encoded by the coding sequence GTGATGACCTTGGCCGCCGAGATCGACCACAACGGGACGAGCCCCGAGAAGCTGCTCGCCCCCGTTCTCTCCACCTTCTGGGACCAGCCCGATTCCTGGACCCTGGAGACCTACCGCCGCCACGAGGGGTACGAAGGGCTGCGCAAGGCGCTGGCCATGGACCCCGACGACCTCATCGCGTACGTCAAGGACTCCGGTCTGCGCGGACGCGGCGGCGCCGGCTTCCCCACCGGGATGAAGTGGCAGTTCATCCCGCAGGGTGACGGCAAGCCGCACTATCTGGTTGTCAACGCCGACGAGTCGGAGCCGGGGACCTGCAAGGACATCCCGCTCCTCTTCGCGAACCCGCACAGCCTCATCGAGGGCATCGTGATCGCCTGTTACGCGATCCGTTCGTCGCACGCGTTCATCTACTTGCGCGGTGAGGTCGTCCCCGTGCTGCGACGACTGCACGAGGCCGTACGAGAGGCGTACGAGGCGGGTTATCTGGGGACGAACATCCTGGGTTCAGGACTCGATCTGGAACTCACGGTGCACGCAGGTGCCGGCGCGTACATCTGTGGTGAGGAAACCGCGCTGCTCGACTCTCTCGAAGGACGGCGTGGACAGCCCCGGCTGCGACCCCCCTTCCCCGCGGTCGCCGGTCTGTACGCCTGCCCCACTGTGGTGAACAACGTCGAGTCCATCGCCTCGGTTCCCGCGATCCTGAACAAGGGCAAGGACTGGTTCAAGTCGATGGGCAGCGAGAAGTCCCCGGGCTTCACGCTCTACTCGCTCAGCGGCCATGTCGCCAGCCCCGGCCAGTACGAGGCCCCGCTCGGCATCACGCTGCGCCAGCTCCTCGACATGAGCGGCGGCATGCGGCCCGGCCACCGGCTCAAGTTCTGGACCCCGGGCGGCTCCTCCACCCCGATGCTCACCGAGGAGCACCTCGACGTCCCCCTCGACTACGAGGGGGTCGGCGGCGCCGGGTCCATGCTCGGCACCAAGGCGCTCCAGTGCTTCGACGAGACGACCTGCGTCGTGCGGGCCGTCACCCGCTGGACCGAGTTCTACGCCCACGAGTCCTGCGGCAAGTGCACGCCCTGCCGCGAAGGGACGTACTGGCTGGTCCAGTTGATGCGGGACATCGAGGCCGGCAAGGGCGAGATGGCCGACCTGGACAAGCTCAACGACATCGCCGACAACATCAACGGCAAGTCGTTCTGCGCGCTCGGCGACGGCGCCGCCGCCCCGATCTTCTCCTCGCTCAAGTATTTCCGCGAGGAGTACGAACAGCACATCACGGGCAAGGGCTGCCCCTTCGATCCCGCGAAATCCACGGCCTGGGCCGACGACAGAGACGCCGACAGCAAGAACGCTCACCGGGGGGTGAACGCATGA
- a CDS encoding NADH-quinone oxidoreductase subunit G, which produces MTVTTSAPSGGGEAAIPPEDLVTLTIDGIEISVPKGTLVIRAAELLGIEIPRFCDHPLLDPAGACRQCIVEVEGQRKPMASCTITCTDGMVVKSQITSPVAEKAQKGVMELLLINHPLDCPVCDKGGECPLQNQAMSHGGADSRFDGKKRTFEKPVPISTQVLLDRERCVLCARCTRFSNQVAGDPMIELIERGALQQVGTGEGDPFESYFSGNTIQICPVGALTSAAYRFRSRPFDLVSTPSVCEQCSGGCGMRTDHRRGKVMRRLAANEPEVNEEWICDKGRFGFRYAQQRDRLTTPLVRNADGVLEPASWPEALEVAAAGLLAARGRTGVLTGGRLTVEDSYAYSKFARVALDTNDIDFRARVHSAEEADFLAARVAGRGRDLDGEGATYTALEKAPAVLLVGFESEEEAPGVFLRLRKAHRKSGQQTFALASHATRGLVKAGGTLLPAAPGTETEWLDALAGGVGLEAEGAAAAEALRGEHSLIIVGERLAGVPGALSAAIRTAAATGARLVWIPRRAGDRGAVEAGALPTLLPGGRPATDPRARDEVAAVWRVAELPARHGRDTGQIIEAAATGELGALLVAGVGVEDLPDPARAIEALDEVGFLVSLELRPSEVTARADVVFPVAAVAEKSGTFLNWEGRVRMFQAALKPEQMPRTLAPVDSRVLHMLADAMDVHFALPDLTAARRELDRLGGWEGGHADDPREPAQPLPRPGDGEAVLAGHRMLLDLGRLQEGDTALAGTRHASVARLSATTAAESGVKDGDLLAVTGPTGTVELPLQVTDMPDRVVWVPLNSVGRGIPADTGANPGGLVRIGPAAAPGAPVEPSEVRA; this is translated from the coding sequence ATGACAGTCACCACGAGTGCGCCCTCCGGGGGCGGCGAGGCGGCCATCCCGCCCGAGGACCTGGTCACGCTGACCATCGACGGCATCGAGATCAGCGTCCCCAAGGGGACCCTGGTCATCCGGGCCGCCGAACTCCTCGGCATCGAGATCCCGCGCTTCTGCGACCACCCGCTCCTCGACCCGGCCGGCGCCTGCCGCCAGTGCATCGTCGAGGTCGAGGGCCAGCGCAAGCCGATGGCCTCCTGCACCATCACCTGCACCGACGGCATGGTCGTCAAGTCGCAGATCACCTCTCCTGTCGCCGAGAAGGCGCAGAAGGGCGTGATGGAGCTGCTGCTGATCAACCACCCGCTGGACTGCCCGGTCTGCGACAAGGGCGGCGAGTGCCCGCTCCAGAACCAGGCGATGTCGCACGGCGGCGCCGACTCCCGCTTCGACGGCAAGAAGCGGACCTTCGAAAAGCCCGTCCCGATCTCCACCCAGGTGCTGCTGGACCGCGAGCGGTGCGTGCTCTGCGCGCGCTGCACCCGGTTCTCCAACCAGGTGGCGGGCGACCCGATGATCGAGTTGATCGAGCGCGGCGCCCTCCAGCAGGTCGGCACCGGCGAGGGCGACCCCTTCGAGTCGTACTTCTCCGGCAACACCATCCAGATCTGCCCGGTCGGCGCGCTGACCTCGGCGGCGTACCGCTTCCGCTCCCGCCCCTTCGACCTGGTCTCCACCCCCTCTGTGTGCGAGCAGTGCTCCGGCGGCTGCGGGATGCGCACCGACCACCGGCGCGGCAAGGTCATGCGGCGCCTCGCGGCCAACGAGCCCGAGGTCAACGAGGAGTGGATCTGCGACAAGGGGAGGTTCGGCTTCCGCTACGCCCAGCAGCGCGACCGCCTCACCACCCCGCTGGTCCGCAACGCCGACGGCGTCCTGGAGCCGGCGAGCTGGCCCGAGGCGCTGGAGGTCGCGGCGGCCGGCCTCCTCGCCGCCCGGGGCCGTACCGGTGTCCTGACCGGCGGCCGGCTGACCGTCGAGGACTCCTACGCGTACAGCAAGTTCGCCCGGGTCGCCCTCGACACCAACGACATCGACTTCCGCGCCCGGGTCCACAGCGCAGAGGAGGCCGACTTCCTGGCCGCCCGCGTCGCCGGACGCGGCCGGGACCTGGACGGCGAGGGGGCCACGTACACCGCGCTGGAGAAGGCCCCCGCGGTCCTGCTCGTCGGGTTCGAGTCCGAGGAGGAGGCCCCCGGCGTCTTCCTGCGGCTCCGCAAGGCCCACCGCAAGAGCGGCCAGCAGACCTTCGCCCTCGCCTCGCACGCCACGCGCGGCCTGGTGAAGGCGGGCGGCACGCTGCTGCCCGCCGCCCCCGGCACCGAGACCGAGTGGCTGGACGCGCTCGCGGGCGGGGTCGGCCTGGAGGCCGAAGGGGCGGCCGCCGCCGAGGCGTTGCGCGGCGAGCACTCCCTGATCATCGTCGGGGAGCGGCTCGCGGGGGTGCCCGGCGCACTTTCCGCTGCGATCCGTACGGCCGCCGCGACCGGCGCACGCCTGGTGTGGATTCCGCGCCGGGCGGGCGACCGGGGCGCGGTCGAGGCGGGCGCGCTCCCCACCCTGCTGCCCGGCGGCCGCCCGGCCACCGACCCGCGGGCCCGGGACGAGGTGGCCGCCGTCTGGCGCGTCGCCGAACTGCCCGCCCGCCACGGCCGCGACACCGGCCAGATCATCGAGGCCGCGGCCACCGGTGAGCTGGGTGCGCTGCTCGTCGCAGGGGTCGGCGTGGAGGACCTGCCCGACCCGGCGCGTGCGATCGAGGCCCTGGACGAGGTCGGGTTCCTGGTCTCGCTGGAGCTGCGGCCGAGCGAGGTCACCGCCCGCGCCGACGTGGTCTTCCCGGTCGCCGCCGTCGCGGAGAAGTCCGGCACCTTCCTCAACTGGGAGGGCCGGGTCCGGATGTTCCAGGCCGCGCTGAAGCCGGAGCAGATGCCCCGGACCCTCGCGCCGGTCGACTCCCGGGTGCTGCACATGCTGGCCGACGCCATGGACGTGCACTTCGCGCTGCCCGACCTGACCGCCGCCCGCCGCGAGCTGGACCGGCTCGGCGGCTGGGAGGGCGGCCACGCGGACGACCCGCGCGAACCGGCGCAGCCGCTGCCCCGGCCCGGCGACGGCGAGGCGGTCCTCGCGGGCCACCGCATGCTCCTCGACCTCGGCCGGCTCCAGGAGGGCGACACCGCGCTCGCCGGGACCCGGCACGCGTCCGTCGCCCGGCTCTCCGCCACCACGGCGGCCGAGTCCGGCGTCAAGGACGGCGACCTGCTCGCCGTCACCGGCCCCACCGGCACCGTCGAACTCCCCCTCCAGGTCACCGACATGCCGGACCGCGTGGTCTGGGTGCCGCTGAACTCGGTGGGACGCGGCATCCCCGCCGACACCGGTGCGAACCCCGGCGGCCTGGTGCGGATCGGCCCCGCCGCCGCACCGGGTGCTCCCGTCGAACCATCGGAGGTACGAGCGTGA
- the nuoH gene encoding NADH-quinone oxidoreductase subunit NuoH, with product MGLTALTTAPQGAVIAAEDLSMFGTDPWWLVLVKAVFCFAFLMLIVLFSIVWERKVVAWMQLRIGPNRHGPWGLLQSLADGVKLMLKEDVIVKRADKAVYILAPILAAIPAFMAVAVIPFGPAGNEVSIFGTRTTMQLTDLPIAALYILAVGAVGVYGFVLGGWSSGSTYPLLGGIRSCAQMISYEIAMGAAFASVFLYSGSMSTSTIVEAQGDRWYIILLPMSFLIYMVTMVGEASRAPFDMPESEGDLVGGFNTEYSSIKFAMFMLAEYIHMVTVSMIAVTLFLGGWRAPYPISAFWEGANHGWWPMLWFFLKLQALIFFFIWLRGTLPRVRYDQLMKLGWKVLIPVSVGWLMLVATVRALRNEGYDFSRIVLYVGGAVLAVLLISLVVDMFRDRRVRAQEAEAGPEPAFDPMAGGFPVPPLPGQSLPPVPRRVPRRERELVVSGGPDTQSDGNASDGKEAGGV from the coding sequence ATGGGCCTCACCGCACTCACCACGGCGCCCCAGGGCGCCGTCATCGCCGCCGAGGACCTCTCGATGTTCGGCACCGACCCCTGGTGGCTGGTGCTGGTCAAGGCGGTCTTCTGCTTCGCGTTCCTGATGCTGATCGTGCTCTTCTCCATCGTGTGGGAGCGCAAGGTCGTCGCCTGGATGCAGCTGCGCATCGGCCCCAACCGGCACGGCCCCTGGGGACTGCTCCAGTCGCTCGCCGACGGCGTCAAGCTGATGCTGAAGGAAGACGTCATCGTCAAGCGGGCGGACAAGGCGGTCTACATCCTGGCGCCGATCCTCGCGGCGATCCCCGCCTTCATGGCCGTCGCGGTCATCCCCTTCGGGCCCGCGGGCAACGAGGTGTCGATCTTCGGCACCCGTACGACGATGCAGCTCACCGACCTGCCGATCGCCGCGCTCTACATCCTCGCCGTCGGCGCGGTCGGGGTGTACGGCTTCGTCCTCGGCGGCTGGTCCTCGGGGTCCACGTACCCGCTGCTCGGCGGGATCCGCTCGTGCGCCCAGATGATTTCGTACGAGATCGCCATGGGCGCCGCGTTCGCCTCGGTCTTCCTCTACTCCGGGTCGATGTCGACCTCCACGATCGTGGAGGCGCAGGGCGACCGGTGGTACATCATCCTGCTGCCGATGTCCTTCCTCATCTACATGGTGACGATGGTCGGAGAGGCCAGCCGGGCCCCGTTCGACATGCCGGAGTCCGAGGGCGACCTGGTCGGCGGCTTCAACACCGAGTACAGCTCCATCAAGTTCGCGATGTTCATGCTCGCCGAGTACATCCACATGGTGACCGTGTCGATGATCGCGGTGACGCTGTTCCTCGGCGGCTGGCGCGCCCCGTACCCGATCTCCGCGTTCTGGGAGGGGGCGAACCACGGCTGGTGGCCGATGCTCTGGTTCTTCCTGAAGCTCCAGGCGCTGATCTTCTTCTTCATCTGGCTGCGCGGCACCCTGCCACGCGTCCGCTACGACCAGCTGATGAAGCTCGGCTGGAAGGTCCTGATCCCGGTCTCGGTGGGCTGGCTGATGCTCGTCGCCACCGTCCGCGCGCTGCGGAACGAGGGCTACGACTTCTCCCGGATCGTGCTGTACGTCGGCGGGGCGGTGCTCGCCGTCCTGCTGATCTCCCTGGTCGTGGACATGTTCCGGGACCGCAGGGTCAGGGCGCAGGAGGCGGAGGCCGGGCCGGAGCCCGCGTTCGACCCGATGGCGGGCGGATTCCCGGTGCCACCGCTGCCCGGACAGAGCCTGCCGCCGGTGCCCAGGCGCGTACCGAGGCGCGAGCGGGAGCTCGTTGTCAGTGGTGGGCCCGATACTCAGAGTGACGGAAACGCGAGTGACGGAAAGGAGGCCGGCGGTGTCTGA
- the nuoI gene encoding NADH-quinone oxidoreductase subunit NuoI, with amino-acid sequence MSEKPELTGSSGSAGSSGESGSAGEKFQNPVAGFGVTFKAMFKKRLTEQYPETPKVTAPRFHGRHQLNRHPDGLEKCVGCELCAWACPADAIYVEGADNTEEERYSPGERYGRVYQINYARCILCGLCIEACPTRALTMTNEFELANTTRESLIYTKDELLAGLEEGMVDSPHAIFPGMDEQDYYRGLVTEAAPGTVPQPALSKGEQPKSDEAAGSAGAQQGRGAGA; translated from the coding sequence GTGTCTGAGAAACCAGAGCTCACGGGCTCATCGGGATCCGCTGGGTCCTCGGGCGAATCGGGATCGGCGGGGGAGAAGTTCCAGAACCCCGTGGCCGGCTTCGGCGTGACCTTCAAGGCCATGTTCAAGAAGCGGCTGACCGAGCAGTATCCGGAGACGCCGAAGGTGACGGCGCCCCGCTTCCACGGCCGCCACCAGCTCAACCGCCACCCCGACGGCCTGGAGAAGTGCGTCGGCTGCGAGCTGTGCGCCTGGGCGTGTCCGGCGGACGCCATCTACGTGGAGGGCGCGGACAACACCGAGGAGGAGCGCTACTCCCCGGGCGAGCGCTACGGCCGCGTCTACCAGATCAACTACGCGCGCTGCATCCTCTGCGGACTCTGCATCGAGGCCTGCCCCACCCGGGCGCTGACGATGACGAACGAGTTCGAGCTCGCCAACACCACCCGCGAGAGCCTCATCTACACCAAGGACGAGCTGCTCGCGGGCCTGGAGGAAGGCATGGTCGACAGCCCGCACGCGATCTTCCCCGGCATGGACGAACAGGACTACTACCGGGGCCTGGTCACCGAGGCCGCTCCGGGGACGGTGCCGCAGCCGGCGCTCTCCAAGGGCGAGCAGCCCAAGTCCGACGAGGCCGCCGGGTCCGCCGGGGCGCAGCAGGGCAGGGGGGCGGGCGCATGA